In Podarcis muralis chromosome 14, rPodMur119.hap1.1, whole genome shotgun sequence, one genomic interval encodes:
- the NUDT1 gene encoding oxidized purine nucleoside triphosphate hydrolase, with amino-acid sequence MLTTKVFTLVLVVQPRRVLLGMKKRGFGAGLWNGFGGKVQSGETVEQAAKRELKEESGLMVDTLQKMGQITFEFVGNTELMEVHIFRTDSFQGDPTESDEMRPQWFDLDQVPFKNMWPDDIYWFPLLLQKKKFLGYFKFQGQDTILEYTLKEVEKI; translated from the exons ATGCTGACAACAAAAGTATTCACTCTGGTCCTGGTGGTGCAACCACGGCGAGTCTTGCTGGGCATGAAAAAACGTGGATTTGGGGCTgggctctggaatggatttgGAGGGAAGGTGCAGTCTGGCGAGACAGTTGAGCAGGCAGCAAAAAG GGAGCTAAAGGAAGAGAGTGGACTGATGGTGGACACCTTGCAGAAGATGGGACAgataacttttgagtttgtgggCAACACTGAGCTGATGGAAGTCCATATTTTCCGCACCGACAGTTTTCAAGGAGACCCCACGGAAAGCGATG AAATGCGTCCACAATGGTTTGACCTGGACCAGGTGCCTTTCAAGAACATGTGGCCAGATGATATCTACTGGTTTCCTCTTCTGCTCCAGAAGAAGAAGTTCCTTGGCTACTTTAAGTTCCAGGGGCAGGACACTATCTTAGAATACACCCTGAAAGAAGTGGAGAAGATATAA